CCTGCGCAAACGGCGCTGCCCCGCGCCTCATTATCGTCGTAGGCGCTCACGAGCCTCACGTCGTCGAAGTGCCTCATCACGTCGACATAGGTTTGGACGTGTCCGTGGGCGAAGCTCAGGACGCCGATGCCGATGGGAGCGCGCATTTCTTGTTCCTCGCTGTGCGGCGGCGCCGCGAGCATAGCGTAATGGGCGCTTTGGGATAAAATCGGGCGTTCGGATAGGATACAGCGCGGGCAGGCAACGCCCGCGGCGGCCCTGAAACGGAACCGGCCCGTCCGGGTGACCCCGGGCGTTTGTCCCGTGCGGGCGGAATCAAGACTGGAGTAACATTGATGGCACATGCGCAGACAAAATACGTCTACCCCTATCCGAGGCCGATGGTGACCGTGGACTCGGTAGTTTTCACCGTGCGGGACGGGCGCCGCGAGGTGCTGCTCATCAAACGCAGGAATCCGCCGTTCGCGGGGACCTGGGCGCTGCCGGGCGGCTTCGTCGAGATGACGGAGACGCTCGCCGCGGCGGCAGCCCGCGAGTTGAAGGAGGAAACCGGGCTTTCAGGGGTTGCACTGCGCCAGTTCGGGGCTTTCGGCGACCCCGGACGCGACCCGCGCGGCCGCTCGATCGCAGTGGCATTCTGGGGCGAGGCGGACGCGCGGCAGGCGCAGCCGCAAGCGGGCGACGACGCCGCGGCGGCGCATTGGTTTCCCGTGGATGCGCTGCCGCCGCTGGCATTTGACCATGCGCACATAGTGGAGTACGCTCTTGCGTGCTGGAGCACGGAGCGAGCGTCATGACAGTGGAAGACACCGATGCGCTGATTGTCGTGGATGTTCAGAATGACTTCTGCCCGGGCGGCGCGCTACCCGTCACCGACGGTCATCTCGTGGCGCGCGCGATAAACCGGATCATGCCCAAGTTCCATCGGGTCGTATTGTCGCGCGACTGGCACCCGCGCGACCATTGCAGTTTCAGCGAGACGCCGGAATACCGGGACGGCAGCTGGCCGGAGCATTGCGTGGCGGATTCGCCGGGCGCCGAATTCATTGGCGACCTCATGCTGCCGATGGACGCGCTCATCGTAAGCAAGGGGATGGACCACGAGCGCGAGGCCTACAGCGCCTTCGACGGCGAGCCGCCCCTGGCGGACCGGCTCCACGCGTGGGGCATCCACCGGGTCTTTATCGCGGGGCTGGCCACGGATTATTGCGTGAGAGCGACGGCGCTCGACGCCATCCGCTTCGGGTTTCAGGCATGCCTGCTCCAAGACGGATGCCGCGGCGTCGCGCGCGAGACGGCGGAGGCCGCGCTCGAAGAACTCCGCGCGGCGGGCGTCCGGATGACGCATTCCGGAGACTTCGAATGAGCCGTCCCGCCGACCCCTGGTTCGCGCGCCAAGGTCTCGCCCTGCTGACGGATTTCTACGAACTCACGATGATGGCGGGCTATTGGAAGGAAGGCCGCATCGAGCAGCAGGCGTGCTTCAACTACTTCTTCCGCAGTCTCCCCCCCCACGCCGGCTTTGGCGTCGCTGCGGGGCTCGGGCCGTTTCTCGAATACCTGGAAAACCTGCGGTTCACCGATGACGACATAGCCTATCTCGCGTCGCTGAATCTGTTCGAGGCGGAATTCCTCGCATTCCTCCGCGGGTTCCGCCCGGCCTGCGAGGTCAGCGCCGTGCCGGAAGGCACGCTCGTGTTCCCCTTTGAGCCGGTCCTTCAAGTCGACGGGACCATCTTTGAGACACAGCTGATCGAGACCGCGCTCCTGAATTTCATGAACTACCAGACCCTGATCGCGACCAAGGCGGCGCGCATCTGTCTCGCGGCGAACGGCGAGCCGGTCATCGAGTTCGGCCTGCGCCGCGCGCATGGCCCGGACGGCGGCGTGAGCGGTTCGCGCGCGGCGTATATCGGCGGGTGCACGGCGACGTCAAACGTGCTCGCCGGAAAGGTATACGGCATTCCAGTGACGGGCACGCATGCACATAGCTGGGTGATGAGTTATCCTAACGAACTGGACGCGTTCCGCGCGTTCACGCGGCTGTATCCGGACCGGTGCGTGCTGCTGGTCGATACCTACGACACGGTAAAGAGCGGCGTGCCCAACGCGATTCGGGCATTTCAGGAAATGCGTGATCGCGGCGTTCCGGTGCGGCCGGCGATCCGGCTCGATTCGGGCGACTTGTCGAAACTCAGCAAGATCGCGCACCGCATGATTCGGGAGGCGGGTTTCGAAAACCCGCTCATCGTCGCATCGAACGACCTGGAAGAAGACATCATTGCGGACCTGAAACGGCAGGGCGCGAAAATCAACGCCTGGGGTGTCGGCACGCACCTGATCACTTCGTTCGAATGCCCTTCGCTCAACGGCGTGTACAAGCTGGTCGCAGTGAGAGAAAACGGGAACTGGACGCCGCGCATGAAGATATCGTCCAACCTGGACAAGGCGACGGACCCCGCGCGCAAGGAACTGGTGCGTTACTACAACGCGGCCGGCGCGCCCGTCGGCGACCTCATCTGCCGCGCGGGCGAGCCCCGGGCCGAGGACGGCATCATTGCCGGCCGGCATCGCATGCGCCCGCATCACGAAGCGCACCTGCCCGAGCCCGCGGCGCGCGCGGAGGCGCTGCTGCAGCCTGTCTTCAAGGGCGGGCGCCGCATCGGCGAGACGCCGGACATCCAGGCGACGCGCGCGAGGGCGCAGGAACAGATCGGCGCGCTGCCCGAGGAGTTCAAGCGCCTGCGCAACCCGGAGATCTACCACGTATTGCTTTCGCCCGAAATCGGGGCGATGAAGGACGCGATGCTGGACAATCCGGACCTGGCCTGACGCCGGCCGGCGCACA
This genomic window from Candidatus Hydrogenedentota bacterium contains:
- a CDS encoding NUDIX hydrolase, which translates into the protein MAHAQTKYVYPYPRPMVTVDSVVFTVRDGRREVLLIKRRNPPFAGTWALPGGFVEMTETLAAAAARELKEETGLSGVALRQFGAFGDPGRDPRGRSIAVAFWGEADARQAQPQAGDDAAAAHWFPVDALPPLAFDHAHIVEYALACWSTERAS
- a CDS encoding nicotinamidase, with protein sequence MTVEDTDALIVVDVQNDFCPGGALPVTDGHLVARAINRIMPKFHRVVLSRDWHPRDHCSFSETPEYRDGSWPEHCVADSPGAEFIGDLMLPMDALIVSKGMDHEREAYSAFDGEPPLADRLHAWGIHRVFIAGLATDYCVRATALDAIRFGFQACLLQDGCRGVARETAEAALEELRAAGVRMTHSGDFE
- a CDS encoding nicotinate phosphoribosyltransferase; this encodes MSRPADPWFARQGLALLTDFYELTMMAGYWKEGRIEQQACFNYFFRSLPPHAGFGVAAGLGPFLEYLENLRFTDDDIAYLASLNLFEAEFLAFLRGFRPACEVSAVPEGTLVFPFEPVLQVDGTIFETQLIETALLNFMNYQTLIATKAARICLAANGEPVIEFGLRRAHGPDGGVSGSRAAYIGGCTATSNVLAGKVYGIPVTGTHAHSWVMSYPNELDAFRAFTRLYPDRCVLLVDTYDTVKSGVPNAIRAFQEMRDRGVPVRPAIRLDSGDLSKLSKIAHRMIREAGFENPLIVASNDLEEDIIADLKRQGAKINAWGVGTHLITSFECPSLNGVYKLVAVRENGNWTPRMKISSNLDKATDPARKELVRYYNAAGAPVGDLICRAGEPRAEDGIIAGRHRMRPHHEAHLPEPAARAEALLQPVFKGGRRIGETPDIQATRARAQEQIGALPEEFKRLRNPEIYHVLLSPEIGAMKDAMLDNPDLA